The Sphingobacterium bambusae genome includes a window with the following:
- a CDS encoding TonB-dependent receptor: MKPKVLVFIFFTWLTNFCLAQTGVLKGRVTDLTGGKVVEGVTVAIANTTITTLTDNEGFFTWNALEPGVYSIILSYVGYQKLTVRDVLIQADQVVTLELGLSREGKELDEVVVEAKQLANTQTAVIAEVKKAHQVVSGISQQQIKISQDRDAGQVMSRIPGLTIVDNRFVVVRGLPERYNQVMFNNVIAPSSEVDRRTFSFDLIPSNVLDRIMINKSGAPENPGDFSGGLIKVYTSAPTNENFTIFSLGANYRVGTSFKPYVYNRMSGTDMFGFDNSDRPLPSSFPSTLTLRNSSLNDPIRVSAPRLLNNDLSTRQVTAMPDINFGASMVRVWNFKGQRLSLLTALNYAQSFVYYEREFARYLTQDAANPTAALEPRFAYMDQRYEKENRISALANLTYVFNPYHKIELKSLFNQIGENINLVRSGVDFIQFQENARRNYMYQYRSRTIATEQLEGTHRFAEGRSTLNWVLGLNYLNEQQPNLRRFRTMDNAGDANYSMIIPPSSNLVETGTYHGDLREIGINHGVNFTQQVGHWDDDMPILLRAGYMLDYRNRRFGSRYFSYRGASGVNTDTYANLPLNQIFVDDNFGSDGFIIEEGTSPRDSYDARNFLSAGYLGIELPLGDFYLSGGVRAEYNILSLNSALDNGIPVNVDNPIFSPLGFLNIEYSFNDMHKMRGSYGRTVNRPEFREIAPFLFYDFEFDAGRYGNPDLQTANIDNFDLRYEFYPRNGETISLGTFYKRFTNPIETAILLQGGDNPAFTFTNAAGGAYSYGLELELRKSLRGWTSSTFMDKLSINLNASLIKSEVDYGTSEDVVAQDRIRPMQGQSPYVANVILAYQDEEKGWQASAAYNVMGARIYAIGSVQFPAIYELPRNAVDITITKNIKQLSIKAGVQDLLNAPYRFYQDTNRDQRIDREVDDVIFHFRKGPLCTLGLTYTLK, translated from the coding sequence ATGAAACCAAAGGTTCTTGTATTTATCTTTTTTACATGGCTAACAAATTTTTGTTTAGCACAGACAGGTGTGTTAAAAGGGAGGGTGACGGACTTAACGGGAGGGAAGGTTGTCGAAGGGGTAACAGTCGCTATCGCCAATACAACTATTACCACATTGACCGATAATGAAGGCTTTTTTACATGGAATGCGCTGGAGCCTGGGGTGTACAGCATTATTTTGTCTTATGTCGGCTATCAGAAGTTGACCGTCCGAGATGTACTTATACAGGCTGATCAAGTCGTTACGCTAGAGCTGGGTCTAAGTCGTGAGGGAAAAGAGCTTGATGAAGTCGTTGTAGAAGCAAAACAGCTCGCTAATACGCAAACTGCAGTTATTGCAGAGGTAAAAAAAGCCCATCAAGTTGTCAGCGGAATCTCACAGCAGCAAATTAAAATTTCACAAGACCGGGATGCAGGACAGGTCATGAGCCGCATTCCCGGCTTAACCATTGTCGATAATCGTTTTGTCGTTGTGAGGGGTTTACCAGAAAGGTACAACCAAGTGATGTTTAACAATGTAATCGCACCAAGTTCGGAGGTAGATCGACGTACATTTTCCTTTGATTTGATACCGAGCAATGTCTTGGACAGGATCATGATCAACAAATCTGGTGCTCCTGAAAATCCCGGCGATTTTTCTGGAGGCTTGATAAAGGTATACACAAGCGCTCCAACAAATGAAAATTTTACCATATTCTCTCTAGGGGCCAACTACCGCGTTGGAACAAGTTTCAAACCCTATGTGTACAACCGCATGTCTGGTACCGATATGTTCGGTTTCGATAATTCGGATAGACCTTTGCCCAGTTCATTTCCATCGACTTTGACCTTGCGAAATTCATCCCTCAACGATCCCATTCGAGTCTCGGCACCACGCCTGCTCAATAACGATTTGAGTACACGTCAAGTGACCGCGATGCCTGATATCAATTTTGGTGCAAGTATGGTGCGAGTCTGGAATTTTAAAGGTCAACGCTTAAGTTTGCTGACCGCATTGAATTATGCGCAATCGTTCGTCTATTACGAGCGCGAATTCGCACGATACCTCACGCAAGATGCTGCCAATCCTACAGCTGCGCTAGAACCTCGGTTTGCATATATGGATCAGCGCTACGAAAAGGAAAATCGCATCAGCGCCCTAGCTAATTTAACCTACGTCTTTAATCCATACCATAAAATTGAGCTTAAGTCATTGTTTAACCAGATCGGTGAAAATATTAACCTTGTTCGAAGCGGGGTAGACTTTATACAGTTTCAGGAGAATGCACGTAGGAACTATATGTACCAATATCGCTCCCGCACTATCGCGACGGAGCAACTGGAAGGGACGCATCGTTTTGCTGAAGGACGATCGACACTCAATTGGGTGTTGGGGTTAAACTACCTCAATGAACAACAGCCTAATCTACGTCGATTTAGGACGATGGACAACGCCGGTGACGCTAACTACAGTATGATTATCCCTCCAAGCTCCAATTTAGTGGAGACGGGAACTTATCACGGCGATCTCCGTGAGATCGGGATAAACCATGGGGTGAATTTCACCCAGCAAGTCGGTCATTGGGACGACGATATGCCAATTTTATTGAGAGCAGGCTACATGTTGGACTACCGCAATCGTAGATTTGGTTCTCGTTATTTCTCTTATCGCGGGGCATCCGGGGTGAATACGGATACCTACGCCAACTTGCCGCTAAATCAAATTTTTGTAGATGATAATTTTGGCTCGGATGGATTCATTATCGAAGAGGGCACTTCGCCAAGGGATAGCTATGACGCTCGTAACTTTTTGTCGGCAGGGTACCTCGGTATAGAACTACCTTTGGGCGACTTTTACCTATCGGGCGGGGTACGAGCCGAATACAACATCTTATCGCTCAACTCAGCTCTAGACAATGGGATACCGGTTAACGTTGATAACCCTATTTTTTCGCCCCTGGGATTCCTAAATATAGAATATAGCTTTAACGATATGCATAAAATGCGTGGAAGCTACGGAAGAACGGTAAATAGACCGGAATTCAGAGAGATCGCTCCCTTTCTCTTCTATGATTTTGAGTTTGATGCAGGCCGCTATGGTAACCCCGATCTGCAAACAGCCAACATAGACAACTTTGATCTACGGTATGAATTTTATCCAAGAAATGGAGAGACGATCAGCTTGGGGACATTTTACAAGCGCTTTACAAATCCTATTGAAACAGCCATCTTACTGCAGGGAGGCGATAATCCGGCATTCACATTTACCAATGCAGCGGGCGGAGCCTATAGCTATGGCTTGGAACTGGAGCTGAGAAAATCCTTGCGTGGTTGGACGAGCAGTACGTTTATGGATAAGCTTAGTATTAATCTGAATGCTTCGTTGATAAAATCGGAAGTTGATTACGGTACATCGGAAGACGTGGTTGCTCAAGATAGGATACGCCCTATGCAAGGGCAATCGCCTTATGTTGCTAATGTTATCCTCGCCTATCAGGATGAAGAAAAGGGCTGGCAAGCGAGCGCCGCTTACAATGTGATGGGCGCACGTATCTACGCAATAGGCAGCGTGCAGTTTCCGGCCATTTATGAGCTGCCCAGAAATGCCGTAGATATTACCATCACGAAAAATATCAAACAGCTGAGCATTAAGGCCGGTGTGCAGGATTTATTAAATGCTCCTTATCGATTCTATCAAGACACCAATCGTGATCAGCGTATCGACAGGGAAGTGGACGATGTCATCTTCCACTTTCGAAAAGGGCCTTTGTGCACGCTGGGACTAACGTATACGCTGAAATAG
- a CDS encoding DUF4287 domain-containing protein, protein MSFQAYIDNIHQKTGKTPEDFKQLATEKGFIVDGELNKSVKATEITNWLKNDFELGHGHAMAIYATFKGKTS, encoded by the coding sequence ATGTCTTTCCAAGCTTATATTGACAATATTCATCAAAAAACGGGCAAGACGCCTGAAGATTTTAAACAGCTCGCCACCGAGAAAGGATTTATAGTCGATGGCGAATTGAATAAATCTGTGAAAGCAACCGAAATCACCAATTGGCTGAAGAACGACTTTGAACTGGGGCATGGACATGCCATGGCCATCTATGCCACCTTCAAAGGCAAAACGAGTTAA
- a CDS encoding NAD(P)H-dependent oxidoreductase encodes MELINHLKWRYATKKYTEEKVSDEKIEQILEAINLTASSCGIQPYRVFAIADPILKAKLGEGSFNGQIANSSHLLVFAAFNDVSLTYVDEYVAMAEQQRNLPAGAMAEFKKALVSFFSTQSAEANAAWANKQAYIGLGTALIAAAEQKVDSTPMEGFDAAKFDELLGLTDKGLHAAVVLSLGYRDAANDYLANMSKVRLPIADFATFLK; translated from the coding sequence ATGGAATTAATTAATCATTTGAAATGGCGTTACGCCACCAAAAAGTATACAGAAGAGAAGGTAAGTGATGAGAAGATCGAACAAATTTTAGAGGCCATTAATCTTACCGCTTCATCATGTGGCATACAGCCCTATCGTGTTTTTGCAATTGCCGATCCCATTTTAAAAGCGAAATTAGGCGAGGGATCCTTTAATGGGCAGATTGCTAATTCGTCTCACTTGCTAGTCTTTGCAGCCTTCAACGATGTCTCGTTGACCTACGTTGATGAGTATGTGGCCATGGCCGAGCAACAAAGAAATCTTCCGGCGGGCGCCATGGCCGAGTTTAAGAAAGCCTTGGTGAGCTTTTTTTCCACACAAAGTGCCGAGGCTAACGCCGCATGGGCAAATAAACAGGCCTATATAGGTTTAGGTACAGCGTTGATCGCTGCAGCCGAACAAAAAGTCGATAGCACACCGATGGAGGGCTTTGATGCTGCGAAATTTGACGAACTGTTGGGGTTGACCGATAAGGGGCTTCACGCAGCGGTTGTTCTTTCGTTGGGCTACCGCGATGCAGCCAATGACTATCTAGCCAATATGTCTAAAGTAAGGTTGCCCATCGCTGATTTTGCAACTTTTCTGAAGTAA
- a CDS encoding Gfo/Idh/MocA family protein — protein sequence MIKANMLTFMFIMVSSVVLGQEPLRLAVAGLSHGHVDWIFNRQHKGDVKLVGIFETNPDLIDRYAKRYHIDKSLFFTDMESMLDQAKPDAVSAFGGISEHVMVVRVCAPRQVHVMVEKPLATTLDEALEIQELASRHHIHVLTNFETSWYESNQQAKVMLDAGKLGELRKVTVNDGHQGPKEIGVSKEFFDILTDPKRNGAGALVDFGCYGANLMTWLMAGQKPLSVTAVVHQNKPHIYTEVDDEATIILQYPTSQCVIQASWNWPFSRKDMQVYGTKGYATAVDATTLRYRLDEGAAEESRILPARKPPFDDPFALLAAVVKGTVQLEEFDCYGLPVNVVAVAILDAAKRSAAEQKTIYLEK from the coding sequence ATGATAAAAGCAAACATGTTGACTTTCATGTTCATCATGGTTTCCAGCGTCGTTTTGGGGCAGGAACCGCTTAGACTGGCTGTTGCCGGTCTTAGTCATGGACATGTAGATTGGATATTTAATAGACAGCATAAAGGTGATGTGAAACTGGTAGGCATCTTCGAAACCAATCCTGATTTAATTGATCGCTATGCAAAGCGCTACCATATAGATAAGTCTTTGTTTTTTACCGATATGGAAAGCATGCTCGATCAGGCAAAGCCGGATGCCGTTTCTGCATTTGGAGGCATCAGTGAGCATGTGATGGTCGTTCGGGTCTGTGCGCCAAGGCAGGTGCATGTGATGGTGGAGAAACCGCTAGCGACGACTTTGGATGAAGCATTGGAAATACAGGAGCTTGCAAGTAGGCACCACATCCACGTGTTGACAAATTTTGAAACCTCTTGGTACGAAAGCAATCAACAGGCGAAAGTTATGCTCGATGCCGGCAAGTTGGGCGAGCTACGAAAGGTGACGGTGAACGACGGACATCAGGGGCCTAAAGAAATAGGAGTAAGCAAAGAATTTTTTGACATACTGACCGACCCGAAACGAAACGGAGCTGGAGCCCTTGTTGATTTTGGCTGCTATGGCGCCAATTTAATGACGTGGCTGATGGCTGGGCAAAAGCCCCTTTCGGTTACTGCTGTCGTTCATCAAAATAAGCCACATATCTACACCGAGGTGGATGACGAAGCAACAATCATCCTGCAATATCCGACGTCTCAATGTGTAATCCAAGCATCATGGAATTGGCCTTTTTCCCGTAAGGATATGCAGGTGTATGGTACGAAGGGTTATGCGACCGCTGTCGATGCGACAACATTACGCTACCGCCTCGACGAAGGCGCTGCAGAGGAATCAAGGATACTGCCTGCACGCAAACCTCCTTTTGACGACCCTTTTGCCCTGCTTGCTGCCGTTGTCAAGGGTACCGTGCAGCTGGAGGAGTTTGACTGTTATGGTTTGCCCGTTAATGTTGTTGCGGTTGCTATTTTAGATGCAGCAAAAAGATCTGCTGCTGAACAAAAAACGATATATCTAGAAAAATAA
- a CDS encoding NPCBM/NEW2 domain-containing protein, which yields MPAAKSNKIVSVLLCILGFIYSFSLSAYERNHRLSIGGSNVSKADTMQLISNDEVKVVYFHGKGQLPFLGWKDRLDRTLKDVSSFYAEEFAKQGKFIEGIPFEMEEDERLKLHVVEGQKEASRYGIHSGAEIEREISASLAGTVDMDNDHVLVITALGYKNEDGSYVFHSPYYGRGGARSGLCIVVDCDLLDVKNLTDTVQSMSFSEMAVDGKQCSVAEFNSWYIGGIAHEMGHFFGLHHDFGHPIEWRDPRFISLMGQHGSRHYREDQWNIGRTSAFSRAGIEQLAVHPLFSRQSKPISFLHEFLVHAYIYTEDAQGAKLKLSYYSPRTPAQVVALIRPIEGSEYFNNSYMARLSADTLAEFDLPVFEFAKPYEVVLLFLWTDGTMLTRKYMFASTGNAKLVYMQRYGNTLAEELKKELEKDRTKNKKELDIIGKILDNERFVDLDTYPDRVVSLSDAIWEEAYVGWEVPARNYFSSESDTRFFLVKNGQLYDKGLYAHSPSLYRFNVNGKWKRIQVMAGLRDGAHEEGGAQFHIVGDGKILASSAQLKGNETFFFDVDIDAVHYLELRTNDMEGHNHNSWAIWCAPILSK from the coding sequence ATGCCCGCTGCCAAATCAAATAAGATCGTTTCAGTCTTACTATGTATACTCGGTTTTATCTATTCTTTCTCTTTATCGGCTTATGAGCGAAATCATCGCTTAAGCATAGGGGGCTCTAATGTCTCCAAGGCTGATACGATGCAATTGATATCCAATGATGAAGTGAAAGTTGTATACTTTCATGGGAAAGGGCAGCTACCGTTTTTGGGATGGAAGGATCGGTTAGATCGAACACTCAAAGATGTGAGTAGTTTCTATGCAGAGGAGTTTGCAAAGCAGGGCAAATTTATCGAGGGGATACCTTTCGAAATGGAGGAGGATGAACGACTTAAACTGCATGTCGTAGAAGGACAAAAAGAAGCGTCGCGTTATGGAATACACTCCGGAGCCGAAATCGAACGGGAAATATCTGCTTCACTTGCAGGAACGGTCGATATGGACAATGATCACGTTCTTGTAATCACCGCGCTTGGTTACAAAAACGAAGATGGCAGCTATGTTTTCCACTCACCTTACTATGGTAGAGGAGGTGCACGATCAGGCCTATGTATTGTCGTTGATTGCGATCTTTTGGATGTCAAGAACCTAACAGATACTGTGCAGAGCATGTCTTTTTCGGAAATGGCGGTTGATGGAAAGCAGTGTTCGGTTGCCGAGTTTAATAGCTGGTACATCGGAGGGATAGCCCATGAAATGGGCCATTTTTTTGGCCTCCATCATGACTTCGGCCATCCTATAGAATGGCGTGATCCTCGTTTTATTTCTTTGATGGGGCAGCATGGAAGTCGGCATTATCGAGAAGATCAGTGGAACATTGGAAGAACCTCCGCTTTTTCCAGAGCTGGCATCGAGCAATTAGCTGTACACCCTTTGTTTTCAAGGCAAAGTAAGCCGATTAGTTTTCTTCATGAGTTTTTAGTGCATGCTTACATATATACAGAAGATGCACAAGGAGCTAAATTGAAATTGAGCTACTATTCGCCGCGGACCCCCGCTCAAGTAGTTGCTTTGATTCGACCGATCGAAGGTAGTGAGTACTTCAACAATAGCTATATGGCGAGACTGTCTGCCGATACCCTCGCGGAATTTGATCTTCCTGTTTTTGAGTTTGCAAAACCTTATGAAGTCGTGTTGCTATTTCTTTGGACGGACGGTACAATGCTGACCCGTAAATACATGTTCGCCTCGACAGGAAATGCAAAACTTGTCTATATGCAGCGATATGGTAATACGTTAGCCGAAGAATTGAAGAAAGAGCTGGAAAAAGATCGAACAAAGAATAAAAAAGAGCTAGACATCATAGGCAAAATATTGGACAACGAGCGTTTTGTGGATTTAGATACCTATCCTGATCGAGTTGTATCTCTTTCTGATGCTATTTGGGAGGAAGCCTATGTCGGTTGGGAGGTTCCCGCCAGAAATTATTTCAGTTCAGAATCAGATACACGCTTCTTTTTGGTTAAAAATGGACAGTTGTATGATAAGGGGCTATATGCACACTCTCCATCGCTCTATAGGTTCAATGTTAATGGAAAATGGAAACGAATTCAGGTCATGGCCGGTCTTCGCGACGGTGCTCATGAAGAGGGGGGAGCGCAGTTCCATATCGTAGGCGATGGTAAAATCTTGGCTTCGTCAGCACAGTTAAAAGGTAATGAGACCTTTTTCTTTGACGTTGATATTGACGCAGTCCACTATTTAGAACTTCGAACAAATGACATGGAGGGCCACAATCATAATTCATGGGCGATATGGTGTGCCCCTATTTTATCCAAATAG
- a CDS encoding winged helix-turn-helix transcriptional regulator: protein MKPDNSITKECSQTILAISDTMEILSGKWKVSIIACLCFHTMRYSELLRDIKGISGKMLSRELKELEVNGLIERIVLPTSPVAVEYRITEYGTSLKHLTQTIAEWGFNHRQRIIAQMERTDVPAAAPAVI, encoded by the coding sequence ATGAAACCAGATAACAGCATAACAAAAGAATGTAGTCAAACGATTTTGGCAATCAGCGACACGATGGAAATCCTGAGCGGAAAATGGAAAGTGTCCATTATTGCCTGCCTTTGTTTCCACACAATGCGCTACTCCGAATTATTGCGGGATATCAAGGGAATATCGGGCAAAATGCTGAGTCGTGAGTTGAAGGAACTGGAAGTGAATGGTTTGATCGAACGCATTGTCCTTCCCACATCGCCCGTGGCTGTGGAATATAGAATAACCGAATACGGAACTTCCTTAAAGCATTTAACGCAAACCATTGCCGAATGGGGATTCAACCATCGGCAACGCATTATAGCGCAAATGGAAAGGACCGATGTTCCAGCAGCGGCGCCGGCGGTGATCTAG
- a CDS encoding patatin-like phospholipase family protein — protein sequence MVENQKFKICLTMAGAVSAGAFTAGVVDYLLETMELWEKAKQRNKALGIGHVDYDHSLPMHEVEIDVISGSSAGGITGALTMLNLVDQSYRPVNKDNPNGVNNRFYESWVNMADDQIENTFEKMLAKSDLKKLKKGDKPEALLNSDPIDAIADRALQLKEPIAYPPYIAPDLDLILTTTNLRGMNFQIDFGGFKKAGPVITSHAGFFRYKLAHEQRAAGIPAGDDLYYVLDLKNPQDMNYLKEATLSTAAFPIGLKSREVSIAQEFVNRYPKYLFGERQGVKPLVREEEVYRFNSIDGGLINNEPFAIGLKVLREKNPALDDRYAVVMIDPFPNSDHDVDEVNPRPDLITVAKGMFKSLRNQAMFNQDGILDAIEGRDHTKFLVEPVRKMKLGKVISAVKNHLASAPFSGFAGFMQRSFREHDYHLGRLNCQAFLRYYFAVPETDVQHKLGLVPHDKAMDRFAIFEQQFDINSPRFFPIIPDIRVLKARTNEVDEAMFGADAQLDFLDFPRMAESDFNKRYRTAVRRRLESVLNSIVGNFWFKALNRLFLRRRLADGLSDMMLKALRDNGQIS from the coding sequence ATGGTTGAAAATCAGAAGTTCAAAATCTGCCTAACAATGGCGGGAGCGGTATCTGCCGGCGCTTTTACGGCAGGTGTTGTGGATTATTTGTTGGAAACGATGGAATTGTGGGAGAAGGCGAAGCAAAGAAATAAAGCATTGGGTATAGGGCATGTTGACTATGATCATAGTCTGCCAATGCATGAGGTAGAAATCGATGTGATCAGCGGTTCGTCTGCTGGTGGTATTACCGGTGCGTTGACCATGCTCAATCTGGTCGACCAATCTTACCGGCCGGTGAACAAGGATAACCCTAACGGAGTGAACAACCGTTTTTATGAAAGCTGGGTGAATATGGCGGACGATCAAATAGAAAATACCTTTGAAAAGATGCTCGCCAAGAGCGATTTGAAGAAGTTGAAGAAAGGAGACAAGCCCGAGGCGCTCCTAAATTCAGATCCTATCGATGCCATTGCAGATCGTGCTTTGCAGTTAAAGGAGCCTATCGCTTATCCGCCTTACATTGCCCCCGATTTGGACCTTATCCTAACCACCACCAATTTACGGGGTATGAACTTTCAAATTGACTTTGGCGGCTTCAAAAAGGCAGGCCCGGTAATCACCAGCCACGCTGGCTTTTTTAGGTATAAACTGGCCCATGAGCAGCGAGCCGCAGGGATTCCTGCGGGCGATGATCTCTACTATGTGCTCGATCTGAAAAATCCACAGGACATGAACTACCTCAAGGAAGCGACATTGAGTACTGCGGCCTTTCCCATAGGCCTGAAGTCCCGTGAGGTGTCTATCGCTCAGGAATTCGTCAATCGCTATCCCAAGTATCTCTTCGGCGAACGACAAGGTGTAAAGCCCTTGGTGCGTGAAGAGGAGGTGTATCGCTTTAACTCTATCGATGGTGGATTGATCAACAACGAGCCGTTTGCCATAGGACTGAAGGTGTTGCGCGAAAAAAATCCAGCGTTGGACGATCGCTATGCCGTCGTCATGATAGACCCTTTTCCAAATAGCGATCACGATGTGGATGAAGTTAATCCGCGCCCTGATCTGATCACGGTGGCAAAAGGAATGTTCAAATCTTTGCGCAATCAAGCGATGTTCAATCAAGATGGCATATTGGATGCCATCGAGGGACGAGACCACACGAAATTTCTCGTCGAGCCCGTACGGAAAATGAAGCTGGGCAAGGTGATTAGTGCAGTCAAAAATCACTTGGCATCGGCCCCTTTTAGCGGATTTGCCGGATTTATGCAGCGATCGTTTCGCGAGCATGATTACCACCTGGGGCGCTTGAACTGCCAAGCCTTTTTACGCTATTATTTTGCAGTGCCAGAAACGGATGTTCAACACAAACTGGGGCTGGTGCCACATGATAAAGCGATGGATCGCTTCGCTATTTTCGAACAGCAGTTTGATATCAATAGCCCTCGGTTTTTTCCGATTATCCCTGACATTAGGGTTCTTAAAGCACGCACAAATGAGGTCGACGAGGCCATGTTCGGTGCGGACGCCCAGTTGGATTTTCTAGATTTTCCAAGAATGGCGGAGAGCGACTTTAACAAACGCTATCGAACAGCGGTTAGAAGACGCTTGGAATCGGTGCTGAACAGTATTGTTGGAAATTTTTGGTTTAAAGCCTTGAATAGGCTCTTCCTTCGCCGTCGTCTGGCAGATGGCTTAAGCGATATGATGCTTAAAGCACTTCGGGACAATGGTCAGATAAGTTAA
- the glmS gene encoding glutamine--fructose-6-phosphate transaminase (isomerizing), translating to MCGIVGYVGSNLAYPILIDGLKKLEYRGYDSAGVALHTGNSLEVYKKEGKVAVLEEFVYGKNIQATVGIGHTRWATHGVPSDRNAHPHYSNSGNIAMIHNGIIENYAQLKSELQQKGYTFKSDTDSEVLLNFIEDIKINNECSLEEAVRVALKRVVGAYVILLIDKDLPDTIIAARKGSPLVIGIGNNAHYLGSDASPMLAYTKEVVYINDYELAIVRPDELILKNLGNERVTPFVQKLDIELAAIEKGGYDHFMLKEIFEQPQTIFDSLRGRLDAEQQHITLSGVDKIKDKLMEANRIIIVACGTSWHAGLLAEYVIEELCRINVEVEYASEFRYRNPIITDKDVIIAISQSGETADTLVALENAKKQGATIFGLVNVVGSSIARLSDAGAYTHAGPEIGVASTKAFTAQLAVLYLIALKVARDKQTIDQTLFNKLLADLAKVPQFVHDILEEQDAAIKAVALKYADARDFLYLGRGFNFPIALEGALKLKEISYIHAEGYPAAEMKHGPIALVDENLPVVFVATKDSYHEKIVSNIQEIKARKGKVIAVISQGDNIVAGLADDVMVVPQVHEVIAPLLSVVPLQLLSYYIGVHRGLDVDKPRNLAKSVTVE from the coding sequence ATGTGTGGAATCGTTGGCTACGTAGGTAGCAACTTAGCCTATCCGATCTTGATTGACGGATTGAAAAAATTAGAATATAGAGGTTATGATAGCGCCGGTGTGGCACTGCACACGGGCAACTCCCTAGAAGTTTATAAAAAAGAAGGTAAGGTGGCCGTACTCGAGGAATTTGTGTATGGTAAAAATATTCAGGCGACGGTAGGTATCGGGCACACGCGTTGGGCCACGCACGGCGTTCCTTCTGATCGGAATGCTCACCCACATTATTCCAACTCGGGCAATATCGCGATGATCCATAACGGCATCATCGAAAACTATGCCCAGCTGAAAAGTGAACTACAGCAAAAAGGATATACATTTAAGAGTGATACAGACTCGGAAGTACTGTTGAATTTCATTGAGGATATAAAAATCAACAACGAATGTTCGCTAGAAGAAGCGGTGCGCGTGGCGTTGAAACGCGTGGTAGGAGCTTATGTGATCTTATTGATCGATAAAGATTTACCCGACACCATCATTGCCGCGCGAAAAGGAAGTCCGTTGGTTATCGGTATCGGCAACAATGCTCATTACTTAGGCTCGGATGCCTCGCCGATGTTGGCCTACACGAAGGAAGTGGTTTATATCAATGACTACGAGCTGGCTATTGTGCGACCGGATGAGTTGATCCTTAAGAATTTGGGGAATGAGCGCGTCACACCCTTTGTGCAAAAGCTGGATATCGAGTTGGCAGCGATAGAAAAAGGAGGTTACGACCACTTTATGCTGAAAGAGATCTTTGAACAACCGCAAACCATATTCGACTCCTTGCGTGGGAGGCTCGATGCGGAACAACAGCATATCACCTTAAGCGGTGTGGACAAGATCAAGGATAAACTGATGGAGGCCAATCGCATCATTATCGTTGCCTGTGGCACCAGCTGGCATGCCGGCCTCTTGGCAGAATATGTGATTGAGGAGCTTTGTCGTATCAATGTGGAGGTGGAATATGCGTCGGAGTTTCGCTACCGAAACCCGATTATTACGGATAAAGATGTTATTATCGCTATTTCGCAAAGTGGCGAAACAGCCGACACCTTGGTTGCGCTCGAGAATGCCAAGAAACAGGGTGCAACGATCTTTGGCTTGGTAAATGTCGTCGGCTCTTCCATTGCCCGTCTGTCCGATGCAGGTGCTTATACCCATGCTGGACCGGAAATCGGGGTGGCTAGCACCAAGGCTTTTACCGCGCAGTTGGCGGTACTCTATCTAATTGCGTTGAAAGTAGCGCGGGATAAGCAGACCATCGATCAAACGCTTTTCAATAAATTATTGGCCGACTTGGCCAAAGTGCCGCAATTTGTGCACGATATCTTGGAAGAGCAAGATGCTGCAATCAAGGCTGTAGCACTTAAATACGCGGACGCCCGTGACTTCCTGTATCTGGGCCGAGGCTTTAATTTCCCGATTGCCCTAGAAGGCGCTCTGAAATTGAAGGAAATATCCTATATCCATGCCGAAGGCTATCCTGCAGCGGAGATGAAACATGGGCCTATTGCCTTGGTGGATGAAAACCTGCCGGTGGTTTTTGTGGCGACAAAAGACAGCTACCACGAAAAGATTGTGAGCAATATCCAAGAGATCAAAGCGCGCAAGGGGAAGGTTATTGCCGTGATATCGCAGGGCGACAATATCGTTGCCGGATTAGCAGATGATGTGATGGTGGTGCCGCAAGTGCATGAGGTTATCGCTCCTTTGCTTTCTGTTGTTCCATTGCAACTGTTATCTTATTATATAGGTGTGCACCGAGGTCTCGATGTAGATAAACCGCGTAATTTGGCGAAATCGGTAACTGTTGAGTAA